One Fuerstiella marisgermanici DNA window includes the following coding sequences:
- a CDS encoding Gfo/Idh/MocA family protein, producing the protein MPSSSTRRNFLATTTAATGMLAGFPLSAAATAQDKPRAKVERAGVGAIGLRYQGSVIANKAAMYGDIVAVCDVDKNVRDPVKSAFGSTPRDFENYQDLLARKDVDIVTIGAPDHWHTKMVIDACRAGKDVYCEKPLTLTIDEGKVLRDVVQETGRVVQVGSWQRSDHRFRQAVEMVRQGRIGKLQKVDIVLGKNVTGGPFEKRRVPLNFNWNLWQGQTPDTPYLAERGHYTFRWWYEYSGGQMTDWGAHHLDIAQWAINSYPVEISGTAVYPNVPDGYNVAIDFSATYKYENGVVMTVSDTGRNGIMFTGDEGRIFVNRGSLQGKPVEDLKSTPLTRDDWTVYDFDNLQRPERAGKLEAIINHMGNFFDCVQSRNTPVSDVESQHRSVSTCHLGNIAMKVGRTLKWDPKTETFPHDADANTHLKRNQRDGFETA; encoded by the coding sequence ATGCCTTCTTCAAGCACTCGCCGAAATTTTCTCGCGACGACAACCGCTGCCACCGGGATGCTGGCCGGATTTCCACTCAGTGCAGCCGCGACCGCTCAGGACAAGCCGCGTGCGAAGGTGGAACGCGCAGGCGTTGGAGCGATCGGGCTAAGGTATCAGGGCAGTGTCATTGCGAATAAAGCCGCGATGTATGGTGACATCGTGGCCGTCTGCGATGTGGACAAGAACGTCCGCGATCCGGTTAAGTCCGCGTTTGGAAGCACGCCGCGAGACTTCGAAAATTATCAGGACCTGCTGGCTCGCAAAGACGTCGACATCGTCACGATTGGAGCCCCCGATCACTGGCACACCAAAATGGTGATCGACGCCTGTCGCGCAGGGAAAGACGTTTACTGTGAAAAGCCGCTTACCTTGACGATCGACGAAGGCAAAGTCCTGCGTGATGTCGTGCAGGAAACCGGACGCGTCGTGCAGGTCGGATCGTGGCAACGCAGCGACCATCGCTTTCGACAGGCTGTCGAAATGGTGCGCCAGGGCCGCATCGGAAAGCTTCAGAAGGTCGATATCGTACTCGGCAAAAATGTCACGGGTGGTCCGTTCGAAAAGCGGCGGGTGCCGCTAAACTTCAACTGGAACTTATGGCAGGGACAAACGCCCGACACGCCGTATCTTGCAGAACGCGGTCATTACACGTTTCGCTGGTGGTACGAATATTCAGGCGGCCAAATGACAGACTGGGGAGCTCACCACCTCGACATCGCTCAGTGGGCCATCAACAGCTATCCGGTGGAAATTTCAGGTACGGCGGTCTATCCCAACGTGCCGGACGGGTACAACGTCGCGATCGATTTTAGTGCGACATATAAGTACGAAAACGGCGTGGTCATGACGGTCAGTGATACCGGTCGCAACGGCATCATGTTCACTGGCGACGAAGGTCGGATTTTCGTGAATCGTGGATCACTGCAGGGAAAACCGGTCGAAGACCTGAAGTCCACGCCGCTGACGCGCGACGACTGGACGGTCTACGATTTCGACAATCTGCAGCGGCCGGAACGAGCGGGCAAGCTGGAAGCAATCATCAATCACATGGGCAACTTCTTCGACTGTGTCCAGTCGCGAAACACGCCTGTGTCTGATGTGGAAAGCCAGCATCGCAGTGTGAGTACCTGCCATCTGGGAAACATCGCGATGAA